The following proteins come from a genomic window of Kineosporia sp. NBRC 101731:
- a CDS encoding LmeA family phospholipid-binding protein, whose amino-acid sequence MNRRQTWGRISRRRVMAALTVVVLLVVGMVVGNIFLTSRLQDRVRAQMRCVSGDDSISPTVSTGSKPLLLDLVSGTIGTVTISGFPASGLGVENKDGQARAAGMLGDSDLTLTLHDVGLRGDRTPTSAEVSATVSWSAISDRLSQAGQADDGDDSGQAVANMLAGAKISERDGQLAVTLPQQMAGQSVQVLMVLAVSEGDLTLTPETVVIGQRAIRASLLAGFAGAGAGGAGSGIAKALQPRTMDLDLPDNVSLQSAEATPEGLAVKLGVDPDRLEQPKQASKSIC is encoded by the coding sequence ATGAACCGCCGGCAGACCTGGGGCCGGATCAGCCGGCGGCGAGTGATGGCGGCCCTGACCGTCGTGGTGCTGCTGGTTGTCGGAATGGTGGTGGGAAACATCTTTCTGACCAGTAGGTTACAAGATCGGGTCCGTGCCCAGATGCGGTGCGTCAGTGGTGATGATTCGATCTCGCCGACCGTGTCGACAGGAAGTAAACCGCTGCTGCTGGATCTGGTGTCCGGCACGATCGGGACGGTGACCATCTCCGGGTTCCCGGCGTCCGGACTGGGCGTCGAGAACAAGGACGGTCAGGCTCGGGCCGCCGGGATGCTGGGGGACAGCGACCTGACGCTCACCCTGCACGATGTCGGCCTGCGGGGAGACCGCACACCCACGTCGGCCGAGGTGTCCGCCACCGTGAGCTGGTCGGCCATCTCCGACCGGCTGAGCCAGGCCGGTCAGGCTGATGACGGGGACGATTCCGGTCAGGCGGTCGCAAACATGCTGGCAGGGGCGAAGATCTCCGAACGCGACGGGCAGCTCGCGGTGACCCTGCCCCAGCAGATGGCCGGGCAGTCGGTGCAGGTCTTGATGGTACTTGCGGTGTCAGAGGGTGACCTGACCCTGACCCCCGAGACGGTGGTGATCGGGCAGCGCGCGATCCGGGCGTCACTGCTGGCCGGCTTTGCCGGTGCCGGAGCGGGTGGGGCAGGAAGCGGCATCGCGAAAGCACTTCAACCCCGGACCATGGATCTCGACCTGCCGGACAACGTGTCGTTGCAGTCCGCCGAGGCGACGCCGGAAGGGCTCGCGGTGAAGCTCGGTGTCGATCCGGACCGTCTCGAGCAGCCGAAACAGGCGTCCAAAAGCATCTGCTGA